One window from the genome of Pyrus communis chromosome 16, drPyrComm1.1, whole genome shotgun sequence encodes:
- the LOC137720166 gene encoding metal tolerance protein 11-like: MVEPLTPDYDEERSLLQESSIVEGSWRLNFDGFQVSSEHKEKKPPRGIHDCLGVLGPEDNVAEYYQQQVDMLEGFTEMDALAERRFIPGMSKEEQEKLAKSETFAIRISNIANMVLFAAKVYASVRSGSLAIIASTLDSLLDLLSGFILWFTASSMQTRSPYHYPIGKKRMQPLGILVFASVMATLGLQIILESMRTLVSGEDELSLTKDQERWVVGIMLSVTLVKFLLMLYCRSFKNEIVKAYAQDHFFDVITNIIGLIAVLLANYFDDWMDPGGAIILALYTIRTWSLTVLENVNSLVGRSAAPKYLQKLTYLCWNHHKAIRHIDTVRAYTFGSHYFVEVDIVLPADMLIQEAHDIGENLQEKLELLPEIERAFVHLDYEFSHKPEHAQSHS; this comes from the exons ATGGTGGAGCCGTTGACGCCCGACTACGACGAGGAGCGCTCGCTATTGCAGGAGTCGAGCATTGTCGAGGGGTCGTGGCGATTGAACTTCGACGGATTCCAGGTGTCGTCGGAGCACAAGGAGAAAAAGCCTCCGCGCGGAATCCATGACTGCCTTGGGGTTTTAG GTCCGGAGGATAATGTGGCGGAGTACTACCAACAGCAGGTAGATATGCTTGAGGGCTTTACTGAAATGGATGCCTTAGCGGAGCGTCGTTTTATTCCTGGAATGTCGAAG GAAGAACAGGAAAAGTTGGCAAAAAGCGAGACATTTGCCATCAGAATATCCAACATTGCCAACATGGTTCTCTTTGCAGCTAAAGTTTATGCATCTGTCAGAAGTGGTTCATTGGCCATCATCGCATCCACATTGGACTCATTGCTTGATCTTTTGTCCGGCTTCATCCTGTGGTTTACTGCATCCTCCATGCAAACCCGTAGCCCATATCATTATCCTATTGGGAAGAAACGAATGCAGCCGTTG GGAATCCTTGTTTTTGCCTCTGTTATGGCAACCCTGGGACTGCAGATCATCCTGGAGTCAATGCGCACACTAGTTTCTGGT GAGGATGAGCTCAGCTTGACCAAGGATCAGGAGCGATGGGTCGTGGGCATTATGCTCTCGGTGACTTTGGTAAAATTCCTTCTGATGCTTTACTGCCGCAGTTTCAAGAACGAAATTGTTAAAGCTTATGCCCAGGATCACTTCTTTGATGTTATAACTAACATCATTGGTCTCATTGCTGTGCTCCTTGctaattattttgatgattgGATGGACCCCGGTGGAGCCATCATT CTGGCCTTGTACACCATTCGCACATGGTCGTTGACTGTGCTGGAAAATGTGAACTCGCTAGTTGGAAGATCAGCTGCTCCCAAATATCTACAAAAATTGACATACCTTTGCTGGAACCATCACAAGGCAATACGCCATATTGATACAGTCCGGGCTTACACCTTTGGCTCTCACTACTTCGTCGAGGTTGACATTGTCCTGCCGGCTGACATGCTCATACAAGAGGCTCATGACATAGGGGAAAACCTGCAGGAGAAGCTTGAGCTTCTGCCCGAAATTGAGCGCGCCTTTGTTCATCTGGATTACGAGTTCAGTCACAAGCCCGAGCATGCACAATCACACTCATAA
- the LOC137720165 gene encoding metal tolerance protein 11-like, which translates to MVEPLMPDYDEERSLLQESSIVEGSWRLNFDRFQLSSEHKEKKPPRGIHDCLGVFGPEDNVAEYYQQQVEMLEGFTEMDALAERGFIPGMSKEEQEKLAKSETFAIRISNIANMVLFAAKVYASVRSGSLAIIASTLDSLLDLLSGFILWFTAFSMQTRSPYQYPIGKKRMQPLGILVFASVMATLGLQIILESMRTLVSDEDGFRLTKDQERWVVGIMLSVTLVKFLLMIYCRSFKNEIVKAYAQDHFFDVITNIIGLVAVLLANYFDDWMDPVGAIILALYTIRTWSLTVLENVNSLVGRSAAPEYLQKLTYLCWNHHKAIRHIDTVRAYTFGSHYFVEVDIVLPADMPLQEAHDIGENLQEKLELLPEIERAFVHLDYEFSHKPEHAQSHS; encoded by the exons ATGGTGGAGCCGTTGATGCCCGACTACGACGAGGAGCGCTCGCTGTTGCAGGAGTCGAGCATTGTCGAGGGGTCCTGGCGGTTGAACTTCGACAGATTCCAGTTGTCGTCGGAGCACAAGGAGAAAAAGCCTCCGCGCGGAATCCATGACTGCCTTGGGGTTTTTG GTCCGGAGGATAATGTGGCAGAGTACTACCAACAGCAGGTAGAAATGCTTGAGGGCTTTACTGAAATGGATGCCTTAGCGGAGCGTGGTTTTATTCCTGGAATGTCGAAG GAAGAACAGGAAAAGTTGGCAAAAAGCGAGACATTTGCCATCAGAATATCCAATATTGCCAACATGGTTCTCTTTGCAGCTAAAGTTTATGCATCTGTCAGAAGTGGTTCATTGGCCATCATCGCATCCACACTGGACTCATTGCTTGATCTTTTGTCCGGCTTCATCCTGTGGTTTACTGCATTCTCCATGCAAACCCGTAGCCCATATCAGTATCCTATTGGGAAGAAACGAATGCAGCCGTTG GGAATCCTTGTTTTTGCCTCTGTCATGGCAACCCTGGGACTGCAGATCATCCTGGAGTCAATGCGCACACTAGTTTCTGAT GAGGATGGGTTCAGATTGACTAAGGATCAGGAGCGATGGGTCGTGGGCATTATGCTCTCGGTGACTTTGGTAAAATTCCTTCTGATGATTTACTGCCGCAGTTTCAAGAACGAAATTGTTAAAGCTTATGCCCAGGATCACTTCTTTGATGTTATAACTAACATCATTGGTCTTGTTGCTGTGCTCCTTGctaattattttgatgattgGATGGACCCCGTTGGAGCCATCATT CTGGCCTTGTACACCATTCGCACATGGTCGTTGACTGTGCTGGAAAATGTGAACTCGCTAGTTGGAAGATCAGCTGCTCCCGAATATCTACAAAAATTGACGTACCTTTGCTGGAACCATCACAAGGCAATACGCCATATCGATACAGTCAGGGCTTACACCTTTGGCTCTCACTACTTCGTCGAGGTTGACATTGTCCTGCCGGCTGACATGCCCTTACAAGAGGCTCATGACATAGGGGAAAACCTGCAGGAGAAGCTTGAGCTCCTGCCCGAAATTGAGCGCGCCTTTGTTCATCTGGATTACGAGTTCAGTCACAAGCCCGAGCATGCACAATCACACTCATAA